From Sphingobacterium bambusae:
TTGGAAGTGGCGGGCATACGTCCAATGAAATATGCCTTTGATTATGCCGTCACCGGACAGCGCAACAACGACTGGGTGGTGTTTCGCTATTCCGATGTGTTGCTGATGCGGGCAGAAGCCATCCTGCGTGGTGGTACTGGGGCGCCGGCAGACGCCCTTGCGCTGGTCAACAGCATACGCACGAACCGCGGTGTTGCCGATTTAACATCTTTAACACTAGACAACTTGTTGGATGAGCGTGCTCGTGAACTTTACTGGGAGGGTTGGCGCCGACAAGATTTGATCCGTTTTGGTAAATTCTTGGAAGCTTGGCAAGAGAAGGCAGCTGATCCGGATCCCAAAACATTGGTATACCCAATCCCTAGTCAGCAGATTGCCGTTAACCCTAATCTAACGCAAAATCCAGGTTATTAACAGATCTTAGGTTTGTCTATATTACCAAAGAGGTCTCCAACATCATCAGCTGTGGAGGCCTCTTTTTGTTCAAGATTGACCGCGTATGGTTTTGCGCTTCCCTAGATGTTTTGTATGTTTGGGAATAGCCGATGGGCTAAAGATTTTAAGATGTTACTGTTCTGCCTATGATCACCTACAACACTGCAGCGCTGCTTTTTCCTGCTATTAGTTTAATTATGCTTGCTTACACCAATCGCTTTTTGGCTTTGGCGGCGCTCGTGCGCAGCTTACATGCGAAATACCTAGAGCACAATAAAGAAGGCGTGCTGCACGGACAGATAGGGAACTTACGCTATCGGCTTAAGCTGTTGCGGCATATGCAGGGGATGGGTGTGCTAAGCTTTATCACCTGCATCGTGTGTATGTATGGCATTTACCTAGAAAGTGTGCTGCTTGCCGAGGTTTGCTTTGCCCTCAGCTTGCTCTTCTTCGCGGTGTCGTTGCTCATCTCCTTTGTGGAGATACAGCTTAGCAACAAAGCGCTAGAACTCGAACTCAGCGATATGGAGGGGCATAGCGATCCTTCACTGGTCCAATATATCAAGAAGACATTTGATCCAAGGAAGAAGGGGAGTAGTCGAGACCAAGAGTGATCTAGATTATCGGCATCGGCTCGTCACTTCATCACCATGTGAGCTTATCGCTGCATCACCAAAACAAAAAAATCCTGAAGCGGGGAGCTTCAGGATTTTTAACTAACTAACCAATTATTAACCTAAATTATGAATACTCAAAGGTAGGGATGTTCAGTCTATCGTCCTAATTTCGACCATCGATTTAACCTATTTTAACATGATCGAGGTCATGTTTTAGTGTACTTTCCGATGCTGCAGATTACCGCCATCAATCATCACTTTGTAAGCATATCGCCTTGTTACTATCCTACCCTCAAACCTTTTCGCCGCTCGCCGCGGCATGGCAGCACTTTTGAAGGCCAAAAGTACTCAAAAGCCTTTGTCTCCTTCAGGTGCTTTGTCGCACAAGTCCAGCGCACCCAAAGAAAATGTTTGGCAAAGCTGAAATAACGTCGAAATCGCTTTGGATGCGATTCCGACATGATTTCTAGTCTTTGTCCATCGCTCGATTCCCCAAACATGTTCTCTGTTTCCCAGCACGTGGAAGGAGACTGGAAGAGATACGTTAAACGGGGATCTTTAAGTAAAGGTTTTTTATCGCGATTTCAATAGTACTTAGTACAGAGTATGTAGACAAGGATCGCGGTAAAATCTAAAGTTATCGCTGTGATCTTCGTCACTATGTCACCTTATCATCTCGTCGCTAAACTCACAAACATTACAATCATCGCACCTGCCCAGTATTAACAGCAAAGTCGCCTTATTTTTGTTGCGTCTGTAGAAACTTGCCTCTCCACTGTCCAATAAGGATGCAACGAAAATTCGCGACAGGGTTTTGGATACTTTTGCCCCACAAAAGTATCGCCCTCGTCCCGGGCTTAGGGACTAGGTAGTACATAGTAGTGAGTACAGAGTATGTAGACAAAAATTGCAGTAAGTCCGAAGATCACCGCAATCAATCGTCACTTCATCTCCATGTCACCTTATCACCATGTCACTGATAACACCAAAACAAAAAAATCCTGAAGCGGGGAGCATCAGGATTTTAACTAACTAACCAATTATTATTAACCTAAATTATGAATTACCTATATAACGTAAGGAGATATGGCTATAGTATGTCTGTTTGAAAAAAAAGTTTTGCAGCAGTAATTGCCTTTGCATTTGGGCTTCATTGCTCCTCTAGGAAGCATATACTTACATTGCGCCGACGAAAGAAGGATTATTATATCGTACATTTAGCTTATTAAACGGTCAGGAAGCGCAGGTCAAGCATTGACCTCGGTCAGCAGTCCAAGCGTGCGATCGCAGACCTTG
This genomic window contains:
- a CDS encoding DUF2721 domain-containing protein, which encodes MITYNTAALLFPAISLIMLAYTNRFLALAALVRSLHAKYLEHNKEGVLHGQIGNLRYRLKLLRHMQGMGVLSFITCIVCMYGIYLESVLLAEVCFALSLLFFAVSLLISFVEIQLSNKALELELSDMEGHSDPSLVQYIKKTFDPRKKGSSRDQE